CACGGCCAAGGCCGGCCATGCCCGCTATGTCCGTGCGGCCTGTGCGAAAACGGACGGCGGCGGCGACCACAAAGAGGCAGGCCTTCATAACCGCATGGTTCATGATGTGAAGGAGGGCCGCCGCCGCCCCCAGAGGCGTGGCCAAACCGATGCCGACCCCGATGATGCCAAGCTGCCCGATACTGCTGAAGGCGAGCATCCTGCGGAAATCACGCTGGGCGACAGCCAGGGCAGAGCCGATGACCATCCCAAGCAGGCCCATGACCATGAGCGCGCCGGCAATAGGGACGTCATCCGTCAAATAACCGGGCGGGAAGACGCTGAGGAACATCCGAAGCATGGCAAAGGCGGCCGCCTTTGTCATGACGGGCGCAATCATGCTGTTTACGGAGGAGGGGGCATAGGCATAGGCGTCCGGCAACCAGAGATGCAGCGGGAAGAGCGCCATCTTCAAGGCAAGGCCCACAAAGATGAAAACCGCCCCGGCAAGCACGGCCCGGGATCCCTCCAGCCCGGGAAGGAGAGTGGCCACATCCCCCATGTTGACGGAGCCGGTGGCAAAGTAGATGAAGCCGACGCCAAGGAGATAGAAGCCGCCGCCTATGCTCCCGATCAGGAGGTAACGAAAACCGGCGACCATCCCCCTAGGGCCGCCCATGAATACCAGAGCGTAGGAGGCGACGGAGCTGATCTCTATGAAGACGAAGAGGTTGAAGAGGTCGAAGGTAACCACCATGCCGGTGACGCCCGCCAGCATCAGCAGCACCAGGCCGTAGAAGGGGCCGAGGCGATCGGAGAATTCCGCGAGAGCGACCCTACGGACGGCGATGAGAACAACCAGGGCGACGCTCAGCGTGACAAGGACGACGAAGGCGCCGATGCGGTCAACGCGATATTCGATCCCCAGGGGCGGCGACCAGCCGCCAAGGGCGTAGCTGAGGGAGGCTCCATCAACGGTATGGGCCAATGCCAGGGCAGCGGCGCTGGTAGAGCCTGCGGCCGCCGCCAGCGTCAAGGGGAAGGCGAACCTAGGCCGCCAGAGGGCCACCAGAGGCACAAGGAGAGCGGCAAGAAGGAGCGGAGCCGGAATGAGGATGGGCACATGTTCGATGCCTACTGACCCACCTCCTTGAGTATCTCGGCCTCATCCAAGGTGCGAAACCTCCGGTGCATAACCACCAGAAAGGCCAGGGATACTCCGGTGATGGCGGCGCTCACCACAATAGCGGTGAGCATGAAGACGTGCGGCAAGGGGTTGATATACCGATCCGGGTCAATAGGGCCGGGGGATTCCTCAAGGATCGGGATGGTAGCGTCAGCCTTGAGGGCCTGGCTGATGAAGAAGAGGATGACGGCGGACTGGAAGATATTCAACCCGATGACCTTTTTCACCAGGCTGCGCTTGCCGATCATGCCGTACAAGCCGATGACGAGCAGGATAGCGGTTGCCCAGAAGGGGAAGCGGGCGGCGATTTCAGCGATCATCGGTGTAGTCCGCCAAATGGTCAAAGATGACAACCATGACGGACATGACCATCATGGCGACGCCGAGCTCGAAGAGAAAGATACCCACAGAGCGCAGGGTGAAATGCGGCAGAACCTTCCCATCATCGGCCGGCAGGGGTAGAGCGCTATAGTCCAGAAAGTTGGCGCCTGCCAGCAATGGCACCACGCCCACGCCGAAGGTGATCAATCCGCCGATAAGAGCGATCACCAGGGCGGACTTGGTGCTGAGGACGACGGCCCACCGGCGGCGCTCCAGCGTGAGGCGGGCCAGCACGATGCCTGCGCCCATGATGGCCCCTCCCTGAAAGCCGCCGCCTGGACTGACCTCTCCATGGGCGATCACATACAGGCCGAAAAGGAGGATGGCCGGAACCAGCGCCCGAAGGAGGTACCGCAGGATGCTGCTTTCAAAGGGTCTAATCATCGCGCTTCCTTACGGCCGCAAGGACAAAAACGCACGCAAGGCCGGCCGTGAAGATGACGATGAGCTCGCCCATGGTGTCATAGCCCCGGTAATCGGCGAGGACGGCGGTCACGATATTCGGCGCGCCGATGTCCTCCTTGGAGCGAACGATGTACTCGTCGGAGACGTGTTGGTTGGCCGGCGCCTGTGTATCCGCCCGGTCAGGCAGATCGGCAGAAGCCCAGATGAGCAGGGCGG
This Chloroflexota bacterium DNA region includes the following protein-coding sequences:
- a CDS encoding NADH-quinone oxidoreductase subunit J → MIAEIAARFPFWATAILLVIGLYGMIGKRSLVKKVIGLNIFQSAVILFFISQALKADATIPILEESPGPIDPDRYINPLPHVFMLTAIVVSAAITGVSLAFLVVMHRRFRTLDEAEILKEVGQ
- a CDS encoding sodium:proton antiporter, whose protein sequence is MIRPFESSILRYLLRALVPAILLFGLYVIAHGEVSPGGGFQGGAIMGAGIVLARLTLERRRWAVVLSTKSALVIALIGGLITFGVGVVPLLAGANFLDYSALPLPADDGKVLPHFTLRSVGIFLFELGVAMMVMSVMVVIFDHLADYTDDR
- a CDS encoding NADH/ubiquinone/plastoquinone (complex I) → MPILIPAPLLLAALLVPLVALWRPRFAFPLTLAAAAGSTSAAALALAHTVDGASLSYALGGWSPPLGIEYRVDRIGAFVVLVTLSVALVVLIAVRRVALAEFSDRLGPFYGLVLLMLAGVTGMVVTFDLFNLFVFIEISSVASYALVFMGGPRGMVAGFRYLLIGSIGGGFYLLGVGFIYFATGSVNMGDVATLLPGLEGSRAVLAGAVFIFVGLALKMALFPLHLWLPDAYAYAPSSVNSMIAPVMTKAAAFAMLRMFLSVFPPGYLTDDVPIAGALMVMGLLGMVIGSALAVAQRDFRRMLAFSSIGQLGIIGVGIGLATPLGAAAALLHIMNHAVMKACLFVVAAAVRFRTGRTDIAGMAGLGR